Below is a window of Bacteroidota bacterium DNA.
CAACGGCTCTCACGTCCCAGTATTAATTATTTGAACCCTTTTGTTATAAATGAAGATTCCATGAATATTCGTTATGGAAATCCTTCCTTAAATGCAGAAGTGGCTCATTCATTTGAAATAGGATATAGTATTTTTACTGCTAAATTCAATTTTTCGGTATCATCGTATGCCTTCTTGATTAATAATTCCATTGAAAGTATTTCCAAAATACAATCCAACGGGGTTAAAGTAACCACTTATGATAATATTGGCAAGAATCAAAGTTACGGGTTATCTCTTTATTCTTCTTATCGCGCAGGTGTAAAGTTTAACATATATTTTAACGGAAATGCCGGTTATAAAAAATTTGAAGAGAATAATGGATATACCATAAATAGTGAGGGTTTTAGTTATTCCGGCTCTTTAGGGGGCCAAATGACATTGTGGAAAAATGGAACATTTAATGCAAATGGAGGAATTTATTCACCCTCAGTTAGGTTTCAGGGAAAATCATCTTCTTATTTTTCTACCAGTTTGGGGTTATCACAGCATCTTTTAAAACATAAACTGAGGTTGAGCCTTTCGGTTTCTGATCCATTCTGGTATAAAAAGACAAAAACGAATGAATCAAAGGATAAAACATTTTATATAAGGAATCAGATTACCAGTGTGTCACAAACCTTACGGTTTAGCATAACATACGAATTTGGCAAAACCAATTTTGATGTTAAAAAAGCAAAGCACGGTATTAATAATGATGACCTAAAAAATTAAATAAGGGATACTGCCCATAGGATGTGCTTTGATGCTGTAAATATTTTTCTTTTTATAAGAGGAAAAGAAAACGAACCATTAAGGCTTTATTTGTTTGATATTGAATGGATTAAAAAATACATATATTCAGATACGACCAGATATATAGACATTAAAGATATTTTTCATGTAAAAGATAACAAATATCTTTAATTGTCTGTGATTAATTCCCCAATCTGTTAACCTAGTATGAGAAAAATCCATTCGATATAAATTTCGTCATCAATAAATGAAGAAATGGGATAATTATGACAATTCTCATCAAGGGATTTGCTAAATTTGCGCCCGAAAAAAATCAAATAAAAGCGTATGTCACTTCAGTGTGGAATAGTGGGTTTGCCTAATGTCGGTAAATCGACATTGTTTAATTGCCTGTCCAATGCCAGGGCGCAGGCTGCTAATTTTCCTTTTTGTACCATAGAGCCTAACGTGGGCGTGATTACCGTCCCGGACGAAAGATTGATCAAACTGGCAGAGCTGGATAAACCCAAACGTGTTATTCCCACTACCGTTGAAATTGTTGACATTGCCGGATTGGTTAAAGGAGCAAGCAAAGGCGAAGGACTTGGTAATAAATTCCTTGCCAACATCAGGGAAACGGATGCCATTATTCATGTTTTGCGATGTTTTGATGATGATAATGTAACTCATGTGGACGGAACCATTGATCCGGTCCGCGATAAGGAAATTGTCGACGCCGAGCTTCAGCTAAAAGACCTGGAAACCATTGACAGCCGTATCGGAAAGGTTCAGAAACAGGCACAGACCGGAGGAGATAAAGCTTCAAAACATTTGTACGAACTTTTGGTTCAATATAAAAAAGCCCTAGAACAGGGAAAATCGGCCAGAACCGTTGTACTTGAAAATAAAGAAGACAAAAAGATTGTAAAGGATTTCTTTCTGCTGACCGACAAACCGGTGATGTATGTCTGCAATGTGGATGATACCAGTGCGGTGAACGGCAACAAATACGTGGATGCCGTCCGTGAGGCCATCAAAGATGAACATGCCGAATTGCTTATCCTGGCGGCAAAAACAGAATCCGAAATTGCCGAAATTGACACATACGAAGACCGGCAAATGTTCCTTGAAGAAATTGGTTTGAAAGAATCAGGGGTTTCAAGATTAATCACTTCGGCTTACCGCTTGCTAAACCTTCAGACTTACTTTACTACCGGCCCTGACGAAAGCCGGGCATGGACCTTCGTTAAAGGTACCAAGGCTCCCCAGGCAGCAGGGATCATCCACACCGACTTTGAAAAAGGTTTTATCCGCGCAGAAGTTATTAAATACGAAGATTACGTCAAGTTGGGCTCGGAAATGGCCTGCCGGGAAGCCGGGAAACTCGCCATCGAAGGGAAAGACTATGTGGTCCAGGATGGCGATATCATGCACTTCAGGTTTAATGTATAATCCATAGCAATTATAATCTGGTGATGCCCGGATTATAAAATTTTGTGCTATATTTGACTTTTTAAACAAAAAAGTCAAATTGACTGTTTTACATTTGCATGAATTACTTAAAATAGTTATGGAAACTATCAAACATCACGGAGAGAATCCGGACAAATTGAACACTATTCTGGTAGCAGCCCAGAAAAGGTTTGGATTATATGGACTGACCAAAACCACCATGAGGGAAATTGCTTCGGATCTTAACATGTCCAAGGGTTCCCTTTATTACTATTTCCCTGACAAAGAACATCTGTACAAAGCAGTAGTGGAAAAAGAGCAGAATGAACTTATTCAGGAAATGCAGGTAAAGCTTGGGAAAATGAATGAACCCGACACCATGTTGAGGGAATACGTCAACATCAGGCTGCTATTCTTTCGTAAACTTCTCAATTTAAGCAGATTCAGATTCGAAGATATGATGAATTTAAAACCCCTTATGGGAAATGTCTGGAAAAGCTTCAGGGAAAGGGAAGCTAAGTTTATTGCCGGCATTTTCAGCGAAGGAGTTGAAAAAAATATTTATGGCATTGAAAACCCGGATGAGGCAGCTGAACTTTTTCTGGACCTGTTAAAAGGACTAAGGGATATGGTAGTAAGAAGAAAAGAATTTTTCTACCTGGAGCAGGATGAATACAACCAACTTATAAAAAAGACCAAAACCTTCACCGAAATATTCATTAAGGGAATTAAAAAATAATATGTTTTTAAGAAGCTATATCCACTTATTCTTTACATAAAACATAAAAACAAAACACATAAAATTAAAGTTGAACACATTGAAATTAGAATAGAGAAAGGAAATTATTTTATGGAGAAAAATGTAAGAAAAGCAAACCAAAGAAAGAAGTTAAAAGTCTACATTCCATTGACATTGGTCATGTTGATCGTTTTAACGATTTCATTTCTTTGGTACAGGGAATATTCGAAATATATTTCTACTGATGACGCACATGTCGATTCAGATAATGTTTCTGTGAGTGCTAAGATGCTTGGGCGTATTGCCCGCGTATATGTTGACGAAGGTGATTCGATAAAGCAGGGGCAGTTACTCGCCGAACTCGACAGTAGTGATTTACTGGCACAAAAACAACAGGCTATAGCCATGAAAGCGCAGGCCGCCACTTCAAAAGTTCAGGCACAGGCAAAATTACAGTATGATGAAGAAAACATAAAAGTATTGCAGGTAAATTACGAAAAGGCCCAGGATGACCTGAACCGTGCAAAAAATCAATTTGCCGGCGATGTGATTCCGAAAGAACAATATGACCATGCCAAAAAAGCTTTTGAATCTGCCAAAGCCCAGATTGAGGCTGCAAAATCACAGCTG
It encodes the following:
- a CDS encoding outer membrane beta-barrel family protein; translation: QRLSRPSINYLNPFVINEDSMNIRYGNPSLNAEVAHSFEIGYSIFTAKFNFSVSSYAFLINNSIESISKIQSNGVKVTTYDNIGKNQSYGLSLYSSYRAGVKFNIYFNGNAGYKKFEENNGYTINSEGFSYSGSLGGQMTLWKNGTFNANGGIYSPSVRFQGKSSSYFSTSLGLSQHLLKHKLRLSLSVSDPFWYKKTKTNESKDKTFYIRNQITSVSQTLRFSITYEFGKTNFDVKKAKHGINNDDLKN
- the ychF gene encoding redox-regulated ATPase YchF, whose protein sequence is MSLQCGIVGLPNVGKSTLFNCLSNARAQAANFPFCTIEPNVGVITVPDERLIKLAELDKPKRVIPTTVEIVDIAGLVKGASKGEGLGNKFLANIRETDAIIHVLRCFDDDNVTHVDGTIDPVRDKEIVDAELQLKDLETIDSRIGKVQKQAQTGGDKASKHLYELLVQYKKALEQGKSARTVVLENKEDKKIVKDFFLLTDKPVMYVCNVDDTSAVNGNKYVDAVREAIKDEHAELLILAAKTESEIAEIDTYEDRQMFLEEIGLKESGVSRLITSAYRLLNLQTYFTTGPDESRAWTFVKGTKAPQAAGIIHTDFEKGFIRAEVIKYEDYVKLGSEMACREAGKLAIEGKDYVVQDGDIMHFRFNV
- a CDS encoding TetR/AcrR family transcriptional regulator, encoding METIKHHGENPDKLNTILVAAQKRFGLYGLTKTTMREIASDLNMSKGSLYYYFPDKEHLYKAVVEKEQNELIQEMQVKLGKMNEPDTMLREYVNIRLLFFRKLLNLSRFRFEDMMNLKPLMGNVWKSFREREAKFIAGIFSEGVEKNIYGIENPDEAAELFLDLLKGLRDMVVRRKEFFYLEQDEYNQLIKKTKTFTEIFIKGIKK
- a CDS encoding HlyD family secretion protein; this encodes MEKNVRKANQRKKLKVYIPLTLVMLIVLTISFLWYREYSKYISTDDAHVDSDNVSVSAKMLGRIARVYVDEGDSIKQGQLLAELDSSDLLAQKQQAIAMKAQAATSKVQAQAKLQYDEENIKVLQVNYEKAQDDLNRAKNQFAGDVIPKEQYDHAKKAFESAKAQIEAAKSQLNVSKAQIGSALASVKTAQAQLGIVSTQLGNTKLYASINGIVAKRWLLAGDIAQPGQSIYTITNNHKLWIIVYLEETKMAGIHLNQNVRFTIDAFPGVNFIGRIFTIGSNTASQFSLIPPNNASGNFTKTTQRVPIKISIDGTDKKENPAKYKMLAGMSAVVKIIKD